One segment of Methylocella silvestris BL2 DNA contains the following:
- a CDS encoding nitroreductase family protein: MNAMIEMLKARRSAPPVTLQGPVPTTEQIATLLAIASRVPDHGKLAPWRFIVFEGEARERAGAMIAEVFRDAHPEADEKRLEIEKNRLSLAPLVIGVVSRAATHPKIPEWEQVLSAGAACMNLVVAANAMGFATCWLTEWFGYDRDVLSRLGLRPGEKMAGFVHIGRNDAEREDRIRPALGDIVTRF; encoded by the coding sequence ATGAATGCAATGATTGAAATGCTGAAAGCGCGGCGCTCCGCGCCCCCGGTTACGCTCCAGGGTCCGGTGCCAACTACAGAACAGATCGCAACGCTGCTCGCCATCGCCTCACGCGTCCCGGATCACGGCAAGCTTGCGCCCTGGCGGTTCATCGTGTTTGAAGGAGAGGCGCGCGAACGCGCCGGCGCTATGATCGCCGAAGTCTTTCGGGACGCCCATCCCGAGGCTGACGAAAAACGGCTTGAAATCGAAAAAAACCGGCTGAGCCTTGCGCCGCTTGTCATTGGCGTCGTGTCGCGCGCGGCGACTCACCCGAAGATTCCCGAATGGGAGCAGGTTTTGTCGGCGGGCGCAGCCTGCATGAATCTTGTCGTCGCCGCCAATGCGATGGGCTTTGCGACCTGCTGGCTGACCGAGTGGTTCGGTTATGACCGCGACGTGTTGTCGCGTCTTGGCCTCCGGCCGGGCGAAAAAATGGCGGGCTTCGTGCACATCGGCCGCAATGATGCGGAGCGCGAGGACCGCATCCGCCCGGCGCTTGGCGACATCGTCACGCGATTTTAA
- a CDS encoding cupin domain-containing protein, translating into MIIFPDAATWTPSPQKGVEWLNLELFGEESVRTTYFARFAPGASLPRRVHDGGEEIFVMEGGFEDESGFHGEGAYLRDPDGSTHTPTSAQGCLLFVKLGYFLPGDEERVAIETACGEWRKAPEGFAIQPLHHFAGVTTFLVRLDPGAVLNRMIHPQGEEAVVLAGSCQDDGGNYARRSWIRDPGGHPQSLISPGGCMLYVKTGHLAAAGEAARPTAG; encoded by the coding sequence TTGATCATCTTTCCGGACGCCGCGACCTGGACGCCGTCGCCGCAAAAGGGCGTCGAATGGCTCAATCTCGAACTCTTTGGCGAGGAGAGCGTGCGGACGACCTATTTCGCGCGCTTTGCTCCCGGCGCCTCCTTGCCGCGGCGCGTGCATGACGGCGGCGAGGAAATCTTCGTGATGGAAGGCGGTTTCGAAGACGAGAGCGGCTTTCATGGCGAGGGCGCCTATCTGCGCGATCCGGACGGGTCGACCCATACGCCGACGAGCGCGCAAGGGTGCCTGCTCTTCGTCAAACTTGGCTATTTCCTGCCCGGCGATGAGGAGCGCGTCGCAATCGAGACGGCCTGTGGCGAATGGCGCAAGGCGCCGGAGGGCTTCGCCATCCAGCCTCTGCATCATTTCGCGGGCGTCACGACCTTTCTGGTCCGGCTCGACCCCGGCGCGGTGCTCAACCGCATGATTCATCCCCAGGGCGAAGAGGCGGTCGTGCTTGCGGGCTCGTGCCAGGATGATGGAGGAAATTACGCGCGGCGCAGCTGGATCCGCGACCCCGGCGGTCATCCGCAAAGTCTGATTTCACCCGGCGGCTGCATGCTCTATGTCAAGACGGGGCACCTCGCGGCGGCGGGAGAAGCTGCGCGGCCGACGGCCGGCTGA
- a CDS encoding DUF3772 domain-containing protein — MAVSIAALALLAVAPARGQTAQPAAPAAQQAPKAQQPQDAAKDKTAPAAAPAQPAGPPAPPPPDLARAQDELEKANAALNDVEAGLERHDLSDADLVAKRQRLAPIGDVLNATAEKIAPRLGEIKARLDQLGLPPDEKSPPENQSVTEERAAQQQSYNNADELLKRAKLLSVRTEQLRTSVASRRRALFTRSLFQRSSSIADARLWRDVLPETPKNAEGVVTLFTDWAGRINDRFDGWRLAAFWLCLPAVFLIYIPLARLARRVLARRDTVEKPSRLLKIFGAWWIALVIALPPIALIYLVVFSLDAANLTSFRIQTVFMAIAGAVARVCVAAGLARGLFAPTRPNWRLPPISDAAASRIVSVAVSVAAIVSITRICEALNEVVDASFSFSVATRGLGVAIGAAALGMGLWRTGADVSDEDCFGPPVTRRLNWFSILRGVALIGAVVAGGAVLAGYPTFASFFLDQLLWVSAIAALYFLASVLIDESITAGFKPGARLGDWLTTRVGVRRNSLELLGVVLSGVLRVSLFIIGLIAILAPWGLQSTDVPLDLRAAFFGFKVAEVTISPVAIFGAAVIFALVSATVHALQRWLDSSLLPKTNLDSGLRNSIITSLGYLGFLLSAGVALSYLGLSFERLAIVAGALSVGIGFGLQSIVNNFVSGLILLWERAVRVGDWIVVGGDQGFVRRINVRSTEIETVDRSQVIIPNSSLISGVVKNLVRNDRSGRVLIEVAVNASANPEEVREVLFATAKANDRVLKIPAPQIYFTGMSGATLNFELAAFVADVETMARVRSDLHFAIFKEFRAHKFFDGPDAGPQKIEIVGAAAQSLSPRAPAQTDADNARAAG, encoded by the coding sequence TTGGCTGTCTCGATCGCGGCCCTGGCGCTGCTCGCGGTTGCGCCCGCGCGCGGACAGACAGCGCAGCCCGCCGCCCCCGCGGCGCAGCAGGCTCCCAAAGCGCAGCAGCCCCAGGACGCGGCAAAGGACAAGACCGCGCCGGCCGCGGCCCCTGCTCAGCCGGCGGGGCCCCCCGCCCCGCCGCCGCCCGATCTCGCCCGCGCGCAGGATGAGCTCGAAAAAGCGAATGCCGCCTTGAATGACGTCGAGGCCGGGCTCGAGCGTCACGACTTAAGCGACGCCGATCTCGTCGCGAAGCGGCAGAGGCTGGCGCCGATCGGCGACGTCCTCAATGCGACGGCCGAGAAGATCGCGCCGCGGCTCGGCGAAATCAAGGCGCGGCTGGATCAGCTTGGCCTTCCGCCGGATGAGAAGTCGCCGCCGGAAAATCAAAGCGTTACGGAAGAACGCGCCGCTCAGCAGCAAAGCTATAACAATGCCGACGAGCTGTTGAAACGCGCCAAACTGCTGAGCGTCCGGACGGAGCAGTTGCGCACGAGCGTCGCCTCGCGCCGGCGCGCTTTGTTCACGCGCTCCTTGTTCCAGCGCTCATCGAGCATCGCCGACGCCAGGCTGTGGCGCGACGTTCTGCCCGAAACGCCGAAGAATGCGGAAGGCGTCGTCACCCTTTTCACCGACTGGGCCGGGCGGATCAACGACCGTTTCGACGGCTGGCGCCTGGCTGCGTTCTGGCTCTGCCTTCCCGCCGTGTTCCTCATCTACATCCCGCTGGCGCGGCTGGCGCGGCGCGTGCTCGCGCGCCGCGATACGGTGGAAAAACCAAGCCGCCTCCTGAAAATATTCGGCGCCTGGTGGATTGCGCTGGTGATCGCCTTGCCGCCGATCGCGCTGATCTATCTCGTCGTCTTTTCCCTCGATGCCGCCAATCTCACGAGTTTCCGGATTCAGACGGTGTTTATGGCCATCGCCGGCGCCGTCGCGCGCGTCTGCGTCGCCGCCGGTCTCGCACGCGGTCTGTTCGCGCCGACGCGGCCGAACTGGCGCCTGCCGCCGATCAGCGACGCCGCGGCCTCGCGCATCGTCAGCGTCGCGGTCAGCGTCGCCGCCATCGTCTCGATCACGCGCATCTGCGAGGCGCTGAACGAGGTCGTCGACGCATCCTTTTCTTTTTCGGTGGCGACGCGCGGCTTGGGCGTGGCGATCGGCGCGGCTGCTCTGGGCATGGGCCTGTGGCGGACCGGCGCCGACGTCTCCGACGAGGATTGCTTCGGTCCGCCGGTCACGCGGCGCTTGAACTGGTTTAGCATTCTGCGCGGCGTCGCTCTTATTGGGGCCGTGGTCGCCGGCGGCGCGGTGCTTGCCGGCTACCCCACCTTCGCCAGCTTTTTCCTCGATCAGCTGCTTTGGGTCAGCGCGATCGCCGCGCTTTATTTTCTCGCCAGCGTTTTGATCGATGAAAGCATCACCGCGGGGTTCAAACCCGGCGCCCGGCTCGGCGATTGGCTGACGACACGGGTTGGCGTCAGGCGCAATTCGCTGGAACTGCTCGGAGTCGTGCTCTCCGGCGTGTTGCGCGTGAGCCTCTTCATCATTGGCCTCATCGCGATCCTTGCGCCCTGGGGTCTCCAGTCGACCGATGTTCCGCTCGATCTGCGCGCGGCCTTTTTCGGCTTCAAGGTCGCCGAGGTGACGATATCGCCGGTCGCCATCTTCGGCGCGGCGGTGATTTTCGCTCTCGTCTCGGCCACCGTTCACGCCCTGCAGCGCTGGCTGGATTCCAGCCTCCTGCCCAAGACAAATCTCGATTCGGGGCTTCGCAACTCGATCATCACGAGCCTTGGCTATCTCGGCTTTCTGCTATCGGCCGGCGTTGCGTTGAGCTATCTCGGCCTCAGCTTCGAGCGCCTCGCCATCGTCGCCGGCGCGCTATCGGTCGGTATCGGCTTCGGCTTGCAATCGATCGTCAATAATTTCGTCTCCGGCCTGATTCTGCTTTGGGAGCGCGCAGTGCGGGTCGGCGACTGGATCGTGGTCGGCGGCGATCAGGGTTTTGTCCGGCGCATCAATGTGCGTTCGACGGAAATCGAAACGGTCGATCGCTCCCAGGTGATCATCCCGAATTCGAGCCTGATTTCCGGCGTCGTCAAGAATTTGGTGCGCAACGACCGTTCCGGCCGCGTGTTGATCGAAGTCGCGGTGAACGCTTCGGCCAATCCGGAGGAGGTGCGCGAAGTCCTGTTCGCGACGGCCAAAGCCAATGACCGCGTCCTGAAAATCCCCGCGCCACAAATCTATTTTACCGGAATGAGCGGCGCGACGTTGAATTTCGAACTCGCCGCCTTTGTCGCCGACGTCGAGACGATGGCCCGCGTCCGCAGCGATCTGCATTTTGCGATTTTCAAAGAATTCCGGGCGCACAAATTCTTCGACGGCCCCGACGCTGGACCGCAGAAGATCGAGATCGTCGGCGCTGCGGCGCAAAGCCTGTCGCCGCGCGCGCCGGCTCAGACCGACGCGGACAACGCCCGCGCCGCCGGCTGA
- a CDS encoding lysine-2,3-aminomutase-like protein, with translation MIATAKSLRAKSLRAKTLRSADDLVEAGLASARRRAEIESVGETYPIAVTPAIAALIDRDAPNDPIARQFVPDIAELSPRPEDLADPIGDEAYSPVEGVVHRYPDRVLLKLLLVCPVYCRFCFRRDMVGPGKSAHLSPEALDAALAYIAADPRIWEVILTGGDPFALSPRRLAEIMERLAAIEHVRIVRVHTRVPCVDPDAIDAALIAALKKSGKTIYVALHANHPRELTSEARAACARLIDAGIPMVSQSVLLAGVNDDVETLSALMRGFVEARVKPYYLHHLDLAPGVAHFRVDIEKGRELMQQLRGRLSGLCQPAYMLDVPGGHGKSPIGPDFIEPAGANGVFRVRDYQGATHLYPPQVP, from the coding sequence ATGATCGCGACCGCGAAATCTCTCCGCGCAAAATCCTTGCGCGCAAAAACCCTGCGCAGCGCTGACGATCTCGTCGAAGCAGGCCTGGCCTCGGCGCGACGGCGCGCGGAAATCGAAAGCGTCGGCGAAACCTATCCCATCGCCGTGACGCCGGCCATCGCCGCGCTGATCGATCGCGACGCTCCAAATGACCCCATCGCGCGCCAGTTCGTGCCCGACATCGCCGAGCTTTCGCCACGCCCGGAGGATCTCGCCGACCCGATTGGCGACGAGGCCTATTCGCCTGTCGAAGGCGTGGTTCACCGCTATCCCGACCGCGTTCTGTTGAAGCTGCTGCTTGTCTGCCCCGTCTATTGCCGCTTCTGCTTTCGCCGCGACATGGTGGGTCCCGGCAAATCGGCGCATCTCTCGCCCGAGGCGCTCGACGCAGCGCTCGCTTATATCGCCGCCGACCCGCGCATCTGGGAGGTGATCCTGACCGGCGGCGATCCTTTCGCCCTGTCGCCGCGGCGCCTCGCCGAGATTATGGAGCGGCTGGCGGCGATCGAACATGTCAGGATCGTCCGGGTCCATACCCGGGTGCCCTGCGTCGACCCTGACGCGATCGACGCCGCCCTGATCGCCGCGCTCAAGAAATCGGGCAAGACCATTTACGTGGCGCTTCACGCCAATCATCCGCGCGAATTGACGTCAGAGGCTCGCGCCGCTTGCGCGCGTCTGATCGACGCCGGCATTCCCATGGTCAGCCAGAGCGTCCTGCTCGCGGGGGTCAATGACGATGTCGAAACCTTGAGCGCCTTGATGCGCGGCTTCGTCGAGGCGCGCGTAAAACCCTATTATCTGCATCACCTCGATCTCGCGCCGGGCGTCGCCCATTTTCGCGTTGACATCGAGAAGGGGCGCGAGCTGATGCAGCAATTGCGCGGACGCCTCTCGGGCCTCTGCCAGCCGGCCTATATGCTCGATGTGCCGGGCGGACACGGCAAATCCCCCATCGGGCCGGATTTCATCGAGCCGGCCGGCGCCAACGGCGTTTTTCGCGTGCGCGATTATCAGGGCGCGACGCACCTCTATCCGCCGCAAGTTCCTTAA
- the epmA gene encoding EF-P lysine aminoacylase EpmA translates to MSDAPSPWWRPDRYADRRPFLKARTKMAAAARSFFGAQHFVEVDTAALQISPGNEAHISAFATQIISPSAETSPLYLHSSPEFAMKKLLAAGEERIFSFGHAFRNRERDKLHHPEFTLLEWYRAKTPYQRLIEDCAGLLAALAQAAGADLLVHGGASADPFEDLELLGVAEAFDRYAGVDLLATVDGSATDRDALASAAGKIGVRVVADDSWSDIFSKILSVKIEPQLGHGRATILMDYPASEAALANLQEDQRLAERFELYACGVELANGFGELTDPVEQRRRLVAEMAERQRIYGESYPLDEDFLAALALMPPSSGVALGFDRLVMLATAAERIEQVIWTPVAEAFPSK, encoded by the coding sequence ATGAGCGACGCGCCTTCGCCCTGGTGGCGGCCCGACAGATACGCCGACCGCCGCCCCTTTCTCAAGGCGCGGACGAAGATGGCCGCAGCTGCGCGGTCGTTCTTCGGCGCGCAGCATTTCGTCGAGGTCGATACGGCCGCTTTGCAGATTTCGCCCGGCAATGAAGCCCATATAAGCGCGTTCGCAACGCAGATCATTAGCCCTTCGGCCGAGACATCGCCGCTTTATCTGCACTCCTCGCCCGAGTTCGCCATGAAAAAGCTGCTCGCCGCCGGCGAGGAGCGGATTTTTTCCTTTGGCCACGCGTTCCGCAATCGCGAACGCGACAAGCTGCATCATCCCGAGTTCACGCTCCTCGAATGGTACAGGGCGAAGACGCCCTATCAGAGGCTGATCGAGGATTGCGCCGGCCTCCTTGCGGCGCTGGCGCAGGCGGCCGGAGCCGACCTCCTGGTCCATGGCGGCGCGTCCGCCGACCCCTTTGAGGATCTTGAGCTTCTCGGCGTCGCCGAGGCTTTCGACCGCTACGCCGGAGTGGATCTTCTGGCGACCGTCGACGGGTCCGCGACGGATCGCGACGCGCTGGCGTCGGCGGCAGGCAAGATCGGCGTGCGGGTCGTCGCGGACGACAGCTGGTCGGACATCTTCAGCAAGATTTTGTCGGTGAAGATCGAACCCCAGCTCGGCCATGGCCGCGCGACGATCCTCATGGATTATCCTGCGAGCGAGGCGGCTTTGGCAAATCTGCAAGAAGACCAGAGGCTTGCCGAACGATTCGAACTTTATGCTTGCGGCGTCGAGCTCGCCAATGGCTTCGGCGAATTGACCGATCCCGTCGAGCAGCGGCGCCGCCTCGTCGCGGAAATGGCGGAGCGACAACGGATCTACGGCGAGTCTTATCCCCTCGATGAGGATTTTCTCGCCGCCCTCGCTCTGATGCCGCCGTCAAGCGGCGTTGCGCTCGGCTTCGACCGGCTGGTGATGCTGGCGACGGCCGCCGAAAGGATCGAACAGGTGATCTGGACGCCGGTGGCCGAGGCCTTTCCGAGCAAATGA
- the efp gene encoding elongation factor P: protein MKVIASSIRKGNIIERDDGQLYVVLTAESFHPGKGTPTTQIDMRRLSDGVKTTDRYKTTEQVERAYVEDMNFSYLYQDADGYTFMNSENYDQVIVPKEVIGDQSIYLQEGMNCVLSIFNGVAVGIQLPARVTLEVIETEPAMKGQTASSSYKPAKLSNGARAMVPPHISAGTRIVVQTEDGSYVERAKD, encoded by the coding sequence GTGAAAGTCATCGCCAGTTCTATTCGCAAAGGCAATATCATCGAGCGCGACGACGGGCAGCTCTATGTCGTCCTGACGGCCGAAAGCTTCCATCCCGGCAAGGGCACACCGACGACGCAAATCGACATGCGCCGGCTCTCGGACGGCGTCAAGACGACCGACCGCTACAAGACCACCGAACAGGTCGAGCGCGCTTATGTAGAAGACATGAATTTCAGCTATCTGTATCAGGACGCAGACGGCTACACCTTCATGAACAGCGAGAATTACGATCAGGTGATCGTTCCGAAAGAGGTGATCGGCGATCAGTCGATCTATCTGCAGGAAGGCATGAATTGCGTCCTGTCGATCTTCAACGGGGTCGCGGTGGGCATTCAGCTTCCGGCCCGGGTCACGCTCGAAGTCATCGAAACCGAACCCGCGATGAAAGGCCAGACGGCGTCGTCGTCCTACAAGCCGGCCAAGCTCTCGAATGGGGCGCGCGCGATGGTGCCGCCGCATATTTCCGCCGGGACCCGCATTGTCGTGCAGACCGAAGACGGCTCCTATGTCGAGCGCGCCAAGGACTAA
- a CDS encoding NAD(P)/FAD-dependent oxidoreductase, with product MPQSDAVDPDATIAIVGGGQAGAEVATQLRQNRHQGRIVLFGDENVLPYMRPPLSKAYLAGEMGADGLIYKAAVAYEKANVELRLGESVVAIDRNAKKLALAGGESLAYDRLVIAAGGRARKLRVPGADLGNIFYLRSIADVEQLRPQLQSGRRLVIVGGGYVGLEFAAVAIKRGLKVLVLEAAPRVLARVTAPEVSNFYERFHRAAGVEIRTGVAVSGFSAREGSNDVGAVLCGEDPAIEADFVLVGIGLVPNMELAKGAGLAVDGGILVDEAGRTNDHEIFAIGDCAVHVRHGFLHRTVRLESVPNALEQARTVAAVLTGKPIPAATPPWFWSDQYDLKLQMVGLSEGYDELAIRGSTQSSSFIAFYLKDGYVIAADAINRPSEFMASKRLIGDRIKASARDLADEQVSLKALLAAAAA from the coding sequence GTGCCACAAAGCGACGCCGTCGACCCTGATGCAACCATCGCCATTGTCGGAGGCGGCCAGGCCGGCGCCGAAGTCGCGACTCAGCTGCGTCAGAATCGGCATCAAGGGCGAATCGTGCTGTTCGGGGACGAAAACGTGCTTCCCTATATGCGCCCGCCCTTGTCGAAGGCTTATCTTGCCGGGGAAATGGGCGCGGACGGGCTGATTTACAAGGCGGCCGTCGCCTACGAAAAAGCCAATGTCGAGCTGCGTCTGGGCGAGAGCGTTGTGGCCATCGACCGCAACGCCAAAAAGCTTGCGCTGGCGGGCGGCGAGAGCCTTGCCTATGACCGGCTGGTCATCGCCGCGGGGGGGCGAGCGCGAAAACTCCGCGTTCCCGGCGCCGACCTTGGCAATATCTTTTACCTGCGCAGCATTGCCGACGTCGAGCAATTGCGGCCGCAACTTCAGAGCGGCCGGCGCCTCGTGATTGTCGGCGGCGGTTATGTAGGGCTGGAATTTGCCGCGGTCGCGATCAAACGCGGCCTCAAGGTTTTGGTGCTCGAGGCTGCGCCCCGCGTTCTGGCGCGCGTCACCGCGCCTGAAGTGTCGAATTTTTACGAGCGCTTCCACCGCGCCGCCGGCGTCGAGATTCGCACCGGGGTCGCGGTCAGCGGTTTTTCCGCGCGCGAGGGGAGCAATGACGTCGGCGCGGTTCTGTGCGGCGAGGATCCGGCGATCGAGGCCGATTTCGTCCTGGTCGGCATTGGCCTCGTCCCCAATATGGAGCTTGCCAAGGGCGCGGGCCTCGCCGTCGACGGGGGCATTCTGGTGGACGAGGCCGGCCGGACCAATGATCACGAGATTTTCGCGATCGGCGATTGCGCCGTTCATGTGCGCCACGGCTTCTTACATCGGACCGTGCGCCTCGAATCGGTGCCGAACGCCCTCGAGCAGGCGCGCACTGTGGCCGCCGTGCTGACCGGCAAGCCTATTCCAGCCGCAACGCCGCCGTGGTTCTGGTCGGATCAATATGATCTGAAGCTGCAGATGGTCGGGCTGTCGGAAGGCTATGACGAACTCGCGATTCGCGGCTCGACGCAAAGCTCGTCCTTCATCGCCTTCTATCTCAAGGACGGCTATGTCATCGCCGCCGACGCCATCAACCGCCCCTCGGAGTTCATGGCCTCGAAACGGCTGATCGGCGACCGGATCAAAGCGAGCGCGAGGGATCTCGCCGATGAGCAGGTGTCGCTGAAGGCGCTTCTTGCGGCCGCCGCCGCGTGA
- a CDS encoding endo-1,3-alpha-glucanase family glycosylhydrolase yields the protein MKAEIVRMIARGINGVAVNLFSLCDWSESGANCPGNPGGGGMSGYPGTLINMLNAAAAVDRRFKVLPMPDMSAGIKPSDLPNLWKAKIGGTTIYNHPNLYRWPDANNYPELSPFCTECFPASQYSAAFATMKANGTPISWAPTFGSLGCNGQVNGCVFSPYASLPTVSINGIQGVSADRTMAALALRNVGGASGGKTYGGGTPINWTGPVKLFGGMSPQGYQSGGGTVYEAQNSAAYRGAWESQIALGASLGNIMIFTWNDFGESTAVEPSSNQFGAPSTGYYDLTGYYTTWWRKGAAPQITNDAIMYFYRRQTYLAAHNATIPGLKARPTIPSWNLPAYDNIEMVAFLKADATLSINIKGVSQTQAGKAGLNVFTIPLVNGTPVFSIIRGGAATLTTTGFPTYGSGQIPSQTVPGLTICSSCFPAGIPDPVYYSGSTFAWSAGVDYYGGDLRTTTIASEDPNLCEQSCKADSSCKSWSTRGRSCWLKSSIPLPSLNATVISGAIPTPAK from the coding sequence TTGAAGGCTGAGATCGTGCGCATGATTGCACGGGGCATAAATGGGGTCGCCGTCAATCTCTTTTCGCTCTGCGACTGGTCGGAATCAGGCGCCAATTGCCCCGGCAATCCGGGTGGCGGAGGAATGAGCGGCTACCCGGGCACCTTGATTAACATGCTCAACGCGGCTGCGGCCGTCGATCGACGATTCAAAGTTCTGCCCATGCCTGACATGTCTGCTGGCATCAAGCCGTCAGATCTTCCAAATCTTTGGAAGGCAAAAATCGGCGGGACAACAATCTACAATCATCCCAATCTCTACCGTTGGCCCGACGCCAACAACTATCCTGAGCTTTCTCCTTTTTGCACGGAGTGCTTTCCCGCCTCTCAATATTCAGCAGCGTTCGCGACGATGAAGGCCAACGGTACGCCAATTTCTTGGGCCCCCACTTTTGGCAGCCTCGGCTGCAACGGCCAGGTTAACGGGTGTGTCTTTTCTCCCTATGCAAGCTTGCCGACGGTATCGATCAATGGCATCCAGGGTGTAAGCGCCGATCGGACGATGGCCGCCCTCGCTTTGCGGAACGTTGGCGGCGCGTCCGGCGGCAAAACCTATGGCGGCGGAACCCCCATTAACTGGACAGGGCCTGTCAAGCTTTTTGGCGGCATGAGCCCGCAGGGATATCAGAGCGGAGGCGGTACTGTTTACGAGGCGCAAAACAGCGCGGCATATCGCGGCGCCTGGGAATCACAGATCGCGCTCGGAGCCTCGCTCGGCAACATCATGATCTTTACGTGGAACGATTTCGGCGAAAGCACGGCCGTCGAGCCTTCGTCCAATCAATTCGGCGCCCCTTCGACCGGATATTACGACCTTACGGGCTATTACACGACCTGGTGGAGGAAAGGCGCGGCGCCTCAAATTACGAACGACGCCATCATGTACTTCTATCGTCGGCAGACTTACCTCGCCGCGCATAACGCGACGATACCGGGTTTGAAAGCGCGTCCGACGATCCCGTCGTGGAACCTTCCTGCCTATGATAATATTGAAATGGTGGCTTTTCTAAAAGCCGACGCCACCCTTTCGATCAACATTAAAGGCGTGAGCCAGACGCAGGCTGGAAAAGCAGGACTGAATGTCTTCACAATACCCTTGGTAAACGGCACGCCGGTGTTTTCTATCATCCGCGGCGGGGCGGCCACGCTTACGACAACCGGCTTCCCGACCTATGGGTCAGGCCAAATCCCGTCCCAGACGGTCCCAGGCTTGACGATATGCTCGTCCTGTTTTCCCGCAGGCATTCCGGACCCCGTTTATTACAGCGGAAGCACGTTTGCGTGGAGCGCTGGGGTCGATTACTATGGCGGCGATTTGAGGACAACAACGATCGCGTCGGAAGACCCGAACCTTTGCGAACAGAGCTGCAAAGCGGACAGTTCGTGCAAGTCCTGGTCGACGCGCGGCAGGTCTTGCTGGCTGAAATCCAGCATTCCGCTTCCGTCGTTAAATGCGACCGTAATCTCGGGGGCGATCCCAACGCCGGCGAAGTAG
- a CDS encoding aspartate ammonia-lyase, with the protein MMEFAVDARNDDLLEPPPALTLAETHTYSLSASKTRREHDLLGEAEIPNEVYWGVHTLRAIHNFPITGVPIGHFPELVRALALVKRAAARANRRLGHLEPERAEAIDRACELIASDPRFAAHFVVDAVQGGAGTSTNMNANEVIANVALEFLGRPRGDYSALHPIDDVNMAQSTNDAYPTALRLAVIFASRSLAHALEELAFSFKAKAVEFSDVLKIGRTQLQDAVPMTLGQEFDAFSVTIKEDVDRLREASDLFREVNLGATAIGTGLNADPRYASLAVAELARLSNERLALAANLIEATSDMGAFVLFSGVLKRVAVKLSKICNDLRLLSSGPRAGFGEIRLPAAQAGSSIMPGKVNPVIPEVVSQVAYLVIGYDLTVTLCAEGGQLQLNAFEPTIGYSILTSLRMLTNAIDTLNQRCVIGIEADRKRCLELVENSIGLVTALGPMLGYETCSHIARRALQEGRRVADIVLEEGLMTPTQLADLLGIENMTRPSRMASPVFEPKR; encoded by the coding sequence ATGATGGAGTTTGCTGTCGACGCCCGAAATGACGACCTGCTGGAGCCGCCGCCAGCTTTAACCCTCGCCGAAACCCACACCTACAGTCTGTCCGCGTCAAAAACCCGGCGCGAGCACGACCTCCTTGGCGAAGCCGAGATCCCAAATGAGGTCTATTGGGGCGTTCACACGCTGCGGGCGATCCATAATTTTCCGATCACCGGCGTGCCGATCGGGCATTTCCCCGAGCTTGTTCGCGCCCTAGCCCTGGTCAAGCGCGCCGCGGCGCGCGCCAATCGCCGGCTCGGCCATCTCGAGCCGGAGCGCGCCGAGGCCATCGACCGCGCCTGCGAGCTGATCGCGAGCGATCCGCGCTTTGCCGCCCATTTCGTGGTCGACGCGGTTCAGGGCGGCGCCGGCACATCGACGAACATGAACGCCAATGAGGTCATCGCAAATGTCGCGCTGGAATTTTTAGGCCGTCCGCGCGGCGATTATTCCGCGTTGCATCCGATCGATGACGTCAATATGGCCCAATCGACCAACGACGCCTATCCGACGGCGCTGCGGCTTGCGGTGATCTTCGCCTCGCGCTCCCTCGCTCATGCGCTGGAGGAGCTTGCGTTTTCTTTCAAGGCCAAGGCGGTCGAGTTTAGCGACGTTCTCAAGATTGGCCGCACGCAATTGCAGGATGCGGTGCCGATGACGCTCGGCCAGGAGTTCGACGCCTTCAGCGTGACCATCAAGGAAGACGTCGATCGGCTGCGCGAAGCGTCCGATCTTTTCCGCGAGGTCAATCTCGGCGCGACCGCGATCGGCACTGGACTCAACGCCGATCCGCGTTACGCCTCGCTCGCCGTCGCCGAGCTTGCCCGTCTGTCGAACGAGCGCCTGGCGCTCGCCGCCAATCTGATCGAGGCGACCTCGGATATGGGCGCCTTCGTTCTGTTCTCGGGCGTTTTGAAGCGCGTCGCCGTAAAGCTCTCAAAAATCTGCAATGATCTGCGGCTGTTGTCGTCTGGCCCGCGCGCCGGATTTGGCGAGATCCGCCTCCCCGCGGCGCAAGCTGGCTCCTCGATCATGCCGGGAAAAGTCAATCCGGTGATCCCGGAGGTGGTGAGTCAGGTCGCCTATTTGGTGATTGGATATGATTTGACCGTGACCCTTTGCGCTGAAGGCGGCCAGCTCCAGCTCAACGCCTTTGAGCCGACGATCGGCTATTCGATCCTGACGTCGCTGCGCATGCTGACCAACGCGATCGATACTTTGAACCAGCGCTGCGTCATTGGCATCGAAGCCGACCGCAAGCGTTGCCTCGAACTCGTCGAGAACAGCATCGGCCTCGTTACCGCGCTCGGCCCCATGCTCGGCTATGAGACCTGCTCACATATCGCGCGCCGCGCGCTTCAGGAGGGCCGCCGCGTGGCCGACATCGTGCTTGAGGAAGGGCTGATGACGCCGACGCAGCTCGCCGATCTGCTCGGCATCGAAAACATGACGCGTCCCTCACGCATGGCCTCGCCGGTCTTTGAACCGAAGCGTTAA